The genomic interval ACCCGGACGACCCGAGCCTGAACTGACCCGGCCGCCCCGGAGCGGGCGCCTCCGGCGCGGCCCCGCCCGGCCCCCGGCGGCCCGGCGGGCGGCGGGTCCCGTGCCGGGCGGTGACAGGCCTGCCCAGGGAACGGCCCCGGGCCCCGGCCCCCAGTACTCTTGGAAACCATGAGCACTCTTGAGCCCGAGCGCGGGGCAGGGACCGGCACCCTCGTAGAGCCGACGCCGCAGGTGTCGCACGGCGACGGCGACCACGAGCGCTACGCCCATTACGTCCAGAAGGACAAGATCATGGAGAGCGCCCTCTCCGGATCGCCTGTGGTGGCACTGTGCGGCAAGGTCTGGGTCCCCGGTCGCGACCCGAAGAAGTACCCGGTCTGCCCGATGTGCAAGGAGATCTTCGACGGCATGGGTGCCGGCGGGGACAAGGACAAGGGCGGCAAGGGCGGCAAGGGCGGCGACAAGAAGTAGCCGGAGTTCCTCCCCGGGCCTCTCCCGTCCGGGCCTTTTCCCCAGGATTCCCACGGCCCCCGGAGCGCGTGATCGCGCTCCGGGGGCCGTTTGCTCTTGTCCGGCGGGTCGGACGCCCCTAGCCTCCTCTCAGTTGTGCACTGCGAAACGTGCGTTGCGCATGCTGCAACGCCTCGACGTGGGAGGGGAGCCCATGGCGTCGCTGTCACCACCACCCGCCCCGGGACCCGGCAGACGGGCCGCCCGTACGGCCCGGACGGCCCGCAG from Streptomyces albireticuli carries:
- a CDS encoding DUF3039 domain-containing protein, producing the protein MSTLEPERGAGTGTLVEPTPQVSHGDGDHERYAHYVQKDKIMESALSGSPVVALCGKVWVPGRDPKKYPVCPMCKEIFDGMGAGGDKDKGGKGGKGGDKK